The following are encoded together in the Humulus lupulus chromosome 5, drHumLupu1.1, whole genome shotgun sequence genome:
- the LOC133834287 gene encoding pentatricopeptide repeat-containing protein At4g31850, chloroplastic-like: MVAFGKQKDTQTVMSLLKEMERLGLRPDIYTFTICIRVLGMARKIDVLRRMDKEGCKPDVVTYNVLIDALCNAGKIDNAKALFVDMKASSHKPDRVTYVTLLGKLSDCGEVDSMKEIWDEMEADGFAPDVVTFTILINALCKAGNVDKAFDTLDVMKEKGISPNLRTYNTLIRGLLKESSCVPDIFTYNLLLGEHGKSGKIIGEHGKSGKITKLLGIYEEMCSRGCKPDTITYNILISSLVKFSCVDKAIDLYSDHVGRDFPPSPHTYGSLIDGF, from the coding sequence ATGGTGGCatttggaaagcaaaaggatacTCAAACTGTAATGAGTTTGTTAAAAGAGATGGAACGTTTGGGATTGAGGCCTGATATTTATACATTTACCATATGCATTAGGGTTCTTGGAATGGCTCGGAAAATTGATGTATTGAGGAGAATGGACAAAGAGGGATGCAAGCCAGATGTTGTTACTTATAATGTTCTCATTGATGCTCTCTGTAATGCAGGTAAAATTGATAATGCAAAGGCATTGTTTGTAGATATGAAAGCTAGCAGCCACAAACCTGATCGTGTTACTTATGTCACTTTGTTGGGCAAGTTAAGTGATTGTGGAGAGGTAGATTCTATGAAAGAAATTTGGGATGAAATGGAAGCTGATGGTTTTGCTCCTGATGTAGTTACATTCACCATTCTTATTAATGCTCTCTGCAAAGCAGGCAATGTTGACAAGGCGTTTGATACTTTGGATGTGATGAAAGAGAAAGGGATCTCACCAAATCTTCGTACTTACAACACCTTGATTAGGGGACTATTAAAGGAAAGTAGTTGTGTCCCTGATATTTTCACATACAACTTGTTACTTGGTGAGCATGGGAAATCGGGGAAAATCATTGGTGAGCATGGGAAGTCAGGTAAAATCACTAAACTATTGGGAATATATGAAGAAATGTGTAGTAGGGGATGCAAGCCTGACACAATCACATATAACATACTCATTTCCAGTTTAGTGAAATTTAGTTGTGTCGATAAGGCTATTGATTTGTACTCTGATCACGTTGGTCGTGATTTTCCCCCCTCTCCTCATACGTATGGTTCGCTCATTGATGGCTTTTAA
- the LOC133834284 gene encoding receptor-like protein EIX2, with translation MAALSVSMNHVTTMIIFFVFVAQVTVMVNVCFANGDQSNILCHETEKQALLSFKRDLVDDYYNKLVSWDVSEEEDCCKWAGISCNTLTGHVSKLSLKGGSLTGKINPTLLNLTHLLILDLSYNNFAQIIPIFIGSLVSLRYLNFTNGGFKGNIPHQLGNLSSLHYLEFDNYVYYDQPGWSSNNLYVENLHWVSGLSSLEYLIMNGVNLSKASDHSLFAINTLPSLLEIRLSSCRLSHIHFPSHSNLTSLETLDLSYNILELRGPILCTFLNNMSLLKYLDLSYNNMDSVIPKCFYSFPNLEHLALSGNELQGIISSDIANLTSIISFDLSHNALAGSIPKSMGKLCNLEVINLSDNRYKGRVSMVFECFSGCLAKKLKSLDLDGNMFDSFTMEMSDEIGAFKNLDHLSLAGNRISGPIPMSIFQNFPYIKSLDISDNNFINGFIPESLFSLSKLQTLDVSSNQLSGPLPKSLGSLSKLQSLYVSNNQLSGPLPESLFSLSKLQSLIISNNQLSGPLPKSIGSLSKLQSLIISNNQLSGPLPNSLGFLSNLEILGIASNNFHGVVSEVHFTNLTNLMEIYASGNKLTMNVSSHWTPPFSLVTVELRNWNLGPHFPLWLKSQKYIHEIGMSNTRISDVIPCWLWNFSSQDKYDALYIDLSENQIYGEIPEFPNNGHYTLNFSSNNLTGSLPHIPVHGILDLSNNYLAGSISNFLCYRKTPAAYILYLKNNLLSGKIPDCWMYWPSLLGIDLDNNNLTGKIPSSIGSLHELRSLHIHNNSLIGEIPKPLKNCSALCVLDLSFNKLVGNIPRWIESLPKLRFLVLRSNNFTDLIPVELCKLPSLQVLDASNNNLTGVIPKCLKNLTAMTSKSYQFQSMDYFGIPAVNQQSRENANLVVKGRENQYDNILYLLSTLDLSDNKLSGEIPEELTSLQALQSLNLSGNYLSGSIPKKIGSMAELESLDLSRNRLSGHIPSGMSSLKFLSFLNLSYNNLSGQIPTSTQLQTMDASGFIGNKLCGPPLLIKCREDHLTLNRDASSEDGESKDDEYWFRLGIGMGFGVSFVGVIGPLLVCGFWRRAYFWFFEEYLWYKFVD, from the coding sequence ATGGCTGCATTATCAGTATCCATGAATCATGTTACAACAATGATTATCTTTTTTGTGTTTGTGGCACAAGTAACTGTGATGGTCAACGTTTGCTTTGCCAATGGAGATCAATCCAACATTCTCTGCCATGAAACAGAAAAGCAAGCTCTTCTGAGCTTCAAGCGGGATCTTGTAGATGATTATTACAACAAACTGGTGTCTTGGGATGTTTCTGAAGAAGAAGATTGCTGCAAATGGGCTGGAATTTCTTGCAACACCCTTACTGGTCATGTCTCTAAGCTCTCCCTAAAGGGTGGCTCCTTAACAGGCAAGATCAATCCCACCTTGCTTAATCTCACTCATCTACTTATCTTAGACTTGAGCTACAATAATTTTGCCCAAATTATCCCCATTTTTATTGGTTCTCTTGTGAGTTTAAGATATCTTAACTTTACAAATGGAGGATTCAAGGGAAACATACCCCACCAACTTGGAAATCTTTCAAGTTTACACTATCTTGAGTTTGAcaattatgtttattatgatcAGCCAGGGTGGTCATCGAATAACTTATATGTCGAGAACCTTCATTGGGTCTCTGGTCTTTCTTCATTAGAATATCTAATCATGAATGGTGTTAATCTTAGTAAAGCATCTGATCACTCGCTTTTTGCAATAAACACACTCCCTTCTTTGCTAGAAATACGCTTGTCCAGTTGTCGTCTTAGTCATATTCATTTTCCATCTCACAGTAATCTGACATCCCTTGAGACACTTGACCTGAGTTACAACATTCTTGAACTTAGAGGTCCAATTCTCTGCACCTTTCTCAATAATATGAGCCTTCTTAAATATCTTGACCTGTCTTATAATAATATGGATTCTGTCATTCCCAAATGCTTTTATAGTTTTCCCAATCTTGAACACCTTGCCCTTTCTGGTAATGAATTACAGGGCATTATCTCAAGTGACATAGCAAATTTGACTTCTATTATCAGTTTTGACTTGTCACATAATGCTTTAGCAGGAAGTATACCAAAATCCATGGGAAAACTTTGCAATTTGGAGGTAATTAATTTGTCAGACAACAGATACAAAGGCAGAGTGTCAATGGTATTTGAATGCTTCTCAGGTTGCCTTGCTAAAAAGCTAAAGTCTTTGGATTTAGATGGAAATATGTTTGATTCCTTTACTATGGAAATGTCAGATGAAATAGGAGCTTTCAAGAATTTAGATCATCTTTCTCTTGCAGGAAATCGGATTTCTGGTCCCATTCCAATGTCAATATTTCAAAACTTCCCATACATAAAGTCATTAGATATTTCAGACAACAATTTCATTAATGGCTTTATTCCAGAAAGCTTGTTTTCTCTCTCAAAGTTACAAACACTCGATGTTTCCAGTAACCAATTAAGTGGACCACTTCCAAAAAGTCTCGGGTCTCTCTCAAAGTTACAGTCACTCTATGTTTCCAATAACCAATTAAGTGGACCACTTCCAGAAAGCTTGTTTTCTCTCTCAAAGTTACAGTCACTCATTATTTCCAATAACCAATTAAGTGGACCACTTCCAAAAAGTATTGGGTCACTCTCAAAGTTACAGTCTCTCATTATTTCCAATAACCAATTAAGTGGACCACTTCCAAATAGTCTTGGGTTTCTCTCAAATTTAGAAATTCTTGGTATTGCATCAAACAATTTTCACGGTGTTGTCTCTGAAGTTCATTTCACCAACCTCACAAACCTCAtggaaatatatgcttctggaaATAAATTGACTATGAATGTGAGTTCACATTGGACTCCACCCTTTTCACTTGTCACCGTGGAATTAAGAAATTGGAACTTGGGTCCTCATTTTCCATTATGGCTAAAATCACAAAAATATATTCATGAAATAGGCATGTCCAACACTAGAATTTCAGATGTCATTCCTTGTTGGTTATGGAATTTTTCTTCCCAAGATAAATATGATGCTCTTTATATTGACTTGTCTGAAAACCAAATCTATGGAGAAATTCCTGAATTTCcaaataatggccattatacctTAAACTTCAGCTCCAACAACTTGACCGGTTCATTACCTCATATCCCAGTTCACGGCATACTAGATCTTTCAAATAACTACTTGGCTGGTAGCATTTCTAACTTCCTTTGTTATCGAAAGACTCCTGCAGCATATATTCTATATCTCAAAAATAATCTTTTATCAGGAAAGATTCCTGACTGTTGGATGTATTGGCCATCATTACTGGGGATAGACTTGGATAACAATAATCTCACCGGGAAAATTCCAAGCTCTATTGGATCTTTACATGAGTTACGGTCATTGCATATTCACAATAATAGCCTCATTGGAGAAATACCAAAGCCTCTTAAGAATTGTTCAGCTTTATGTGTTCTTGACCTTAGTTTTAATAAGTTGGTGGGAAATATACCAAGATGGATCGAAAGTCTTCCAAAGCTACGCTTTCTTGTGCTTCGTTCAAACAACTTTACAGATCTTATTCCAGTTGAGCTATGTAAACTTCCTTCACTTCAAGTATTGGATGCTAGTAACAACAATTTGACAGGGGTTATaccaaaatgtttaaaaaatttaacggCTATGACCTCTAAATCATATCAATTTCAGTCAATGGATTATTTTGGCATCCCTGCTGTTAATCAACAGTCTAGAGAGAATGCAAATCTTGTTGTTAAAGGAAGGGAAAACCAATATGACAACATCTTATATCTCTTAAGTACCTTAGACCTTTCAGACAACAAATTATCAGGAGAAATCCCAGAAGAACTTACAAGTCTCCAAGCATTACAATCGCTGAATTTGTCCGGAAACTATTTGAGTGGGAGCATTCCAAAGAAGATTGGCAGTATGGCAGAGTTGGAATCTCTTGATCTCTCAAGAAACCGATTGTCCGGTCACATTCCTTCAGGTATGTCAAGCTTAAAATTCTTGAGTTTCTTGAACTTGTCATATAACAACTTGTCAGGACAAATTCCAACAAGCACCCAACTGCAAACCATGGATGCTTCCGGCTTTATTGGCAACAAATTGTGTGGACCACCACTCCTCATAAAGTGTAGAGAGGATCATCTGACATTGAATAGAGATGCAAGTAGTGAAGATGGAGAAAGTAAAGATGATGAATACTGGTTCCGATTGGGCATAGGAATGGGGTTTGGAGTGAGCTTTGTAGGTGTCATTGGTCCATTGCTGGTTTGTGGATTTTGGAGGCGTGCATACTTTTGGTTTTTCGAAGAATATTTGTGGTACAAGTTTGTGGATTAG